One region of Vigna angularis cultivar LongXiaoDou No.4 chromosome 10, ASM1680809v1, whole genome shotgun sequence genomic DNA includes:
- the LOC108320876 gene encoding uncharacterized protein LOC108320876 isoform X2, which produces MAEEEVAAPAGSPVPSDHKRKLEDLQPETTESNANSNSNVDGETADTAVPAETENKRPRLDDQRDVPANTNGHQDEQEAEQEKETEERSALEDVTPEPDQTTTKDPTEATVVEQKSGENSELDDAREPPVENAGHESAEEPSKETQQASKDATEPDTSGDKQPSTVETALHSVEVPYDKEDASFEHKQSASEAEITTRRIEVPNNKVGVLIGKAGDTIRYLQYNSGAKIQITRDADADPHCASRSVELIGSLESIEKAEKLMNAVIAEADAGGSPSLVARGLSPAQATVGSEQIQIQVPNEKVGLIIGRGGETIKSLQTKSGARIQLIPQHLPEGDDSKERTVQVTGDKRQIEIAQELIKEVMNQPIRPSSGGFGQQAYRPPRGSGGPPQWGQRGSHFGHPSAYDYQHRGPYPSHNQPYAPPYGNYPQHMAPRSGYGSGWEQRPHHSFQAPPPHNGGYEYYGGQGGHLSDAPPSTQLPSSAPPHGTGPSPLPSMGPAPTQVNYNYGQPQGQDYGHQAAYSQAGLPQQGYGQGYEESKYENRAPNQHPYAGHVNSQTTYPQTGAQPNYPAPQQYGKPPLYGMPSQGQPQQPYGHPRATQPGEMPYQGSTPAQSYGTNVPTQQPYPYAVSGPSQTAYPGYGSAPAADGYSHPQPASGAPYTQPQPSYGQPAAQPAASYAQVGPTGYASYPSSQPGYPDQQAANNAVYGYQAPQDPGYSSGAAPAYSTAQPSGQPGYGQPTQTQTGYEQSNTQSAGYGAVPATAPAAYGKTLSPQPAAYPQYDSTQVYGAPR; this is translated from the exons ATGGCGGAGGAAGAAGTTGCGGCACCTGCTGGCAGCCCCGTTCCCTCTGATCACAAGCGGAAACTCGAAGATCTGCAGCCCGAAACCACCGAATCTAATGCCAATTCAAACTCCAATGTCGACGGCGAAACGGCCGATACGGCGGTTCCCGCAGAGACCGAGAACAAGCGTCCTCGCCTCGACGACCAGCGGGACGTCCCCG CTAATACAAATGGGCATCAAGATGAGCAAGAGGCTGAGCAAGAGAAAGAAACCGAAGAAAGATCGGCTTTGGAGGATGTCACTCCTGAGCCTGATCAAACTACTACCAAAGATCCTACTGAGGCAACTGTCGTTGAACAAAAATCTGGTGAGAATAGCGAGCTAGATGATGCCAGAGAACCTCCTGTCGAGAACGCTGGACATGAAAGTGCCGAGGAGCCTTCTAAAGAAACTCAACAAGCGTCTAAGGACGCAACTGAACCAGATACTTCTGGAGACAAGCAGCCCAGTACTGTTGAAACTGCTTTGCATAGTGTGGAAGTTCCGTATGATAAG GAAGATGCTTCTTTTGAACATAAGCAATCCGCATCCGAGGCTGAGATAACAACGCGGAGAATTGAGGTTCCTAACAACAAG GTTGGTGTACTTATTGGGAAGGCTGGGGATACTATACGATACCTACAGTATAATTCAGGTGCAAAGATTCAGATCACGAGGGATGCTGATGCTGATCCCCACTGTGCTTCAAGGTCTGTGGAATTGATAGGAAGTTTGGAAAGTATTGAGAAGGCAGAAAAACTAATGAATGCCGTGATTGCAGAG GCTGATGCTGGGGGATCTCCTTCTCTTGTAGCACGGGGCCTCTCCCCTGCTCAAGCTACCGTTGGATCTGAACAAATTCAGATACAAGTTCCAAATGAAAAG GTTGGATTAATCATTGGGAGAGGTGGAGAAACAATTAAAAGCCTGCAGACCAAATCTGGGGCACGGATCCAG TTGATACCTCAACATCTTCCAGAAGGGGATGATTCTAAAGAAAGAACTGTTCAAGTTACTGGTGATAAGAGGCAAATTGAAATTGCACAAGAATTGATAAAAGAAGTCATGAATCAG CCCATCAGGCCATCATCTGGTGGCTTCGGCCAGCAGGCCTATCGCCCACCACGTGGATCTGGTGGCCCACCCCAATGGGGTCAGAGGGGTTCTCATTTTGGCCACCCCTCAGCATATGATTACCAGCATCGTGGGCCATATCCTTCTCATAATCAACCGTATGCCCCTCCATATGGAAATTATCCTCAACATATGGCTCCAAGAAGCGGCTACGGTTCTGGTTGGGAACAAAGGCCTCACCACAGCTTTCAAGCTCCACCCCCACACAATGGTGGTTATGAGTATTATGGAGGACAAGGGGGTCATTTATCTGATGCTCCACCATCCACACAGCTTCCCAGTTCAGCCCCACCACATGGTACTGGTCCTTCCCCTCTACCGTCCATGGGCCCAGCCCCGACTCAGGTGAATTACAACTATGGACAGCCACAAGGTCAGGATTATGGTCATCAAGCTGCTTATTCACAGGCAGGACTTCCTCAACAAGGTTATGGACAGGGATACGAGGAGTCGAAGTATGAAAATCGTGCTCCTAATCAACATCCGTATGCAGGACATGTAAACTCTCAAACTACCTACCCTCAGACTGGTGCTCAGCCGAATTACCCTGCACCTCAGCAGTATGGCAAGCCTCCGCTATATGGCATGCCATCACAAGGACAGCCACAACAACCATATGGTCATCCTAGAGCTACTCAACCAGGCGAAATGCCGTATCAGGGTTCTACTCCTGCCCAGTCATATGGCACGAATGTGCCTACACAACAGCCATACCCATATGCTGTATCCGGGCCATCACAAACAGCATATCCTGGATATGGGTCTGCACCAGCTGCAGATGGCTACAGTCATCCGCAACCTGCATCCGGTGCACCTTATACCCAGCCACAACCCAGTTATGGTCAGCCAGCTGCCCAACCTGCTGCCAGTTATGCACAGGTTGGTCCCACTGGTTATGCATCATACCCATCTTCACAGCCTGGTTACCCTGACCAACAGGCTGCCAACAATGCAGTTTATGGCTACCAAGCACCCCAAGACCCTGGTTATAGCAGTGGTGCTGCACCAGCGTATAGTACAGCCCAACCAAGTGGGCAACCAGGTTATGGTCAACCCACTCAAACTCAAACTGGTTATGAACAATCCAACACACAATCGGCAGGTTATGGGGCTGTACCAGCAACTGCTCCGGCTGCGTATGGCAAGACATTGTCACCACAGCCTGCTGCTTATCCCCAATATGACTCCACCCAGGTTTATGGTGCTCCCCGATGA
- the LOC108320876 gene encoding uncharacterized protein LOC108320876 isoform X1 yields MAEEEVAAPAGSPVPSDHKRKLEDLQPETTESNANSNSNVDGETADTAVPAETENKRPRLDDQRDVPANTNGHQDEQEAEQEKETEERSALEDVTPEPDQTTTKDPTEATVVEQKSGENSELDDAREPPVENAGHESAEEPSKETQQASKDATEPDTSGDKQPSTVETALHSVEVPYDKEDASFEHKQSASEAEITTRRIEVPNNKVGVLIGKAGDTIRYLQYNSGAKIQITRDADADPHCASRSVELIGSLESIEKAEKLMNAVIAEADAGGSPSLVARGLSPAQATVGSEQIQIQVPNEKVGLIIGRGGETIKSLQTKSGARIQVLIPQHLPEGDDSKERTVQVTGDKRQIEIAQELIKEVMNQPIRPSSGGFGQQAYRPPRGSGGPPQWGQRGSHFGHPSAYDYQHRGPYPSHNQPYAPPYGNYPQHMAPRSGYGSGWEQRPHHSFQAPPPHNGGYEYYGGQGGHLSDAPPSTQLPSSAPPHGTGPSPLPSMGPAPTQVNYNYGQPQGQDYGHQAAYSQAGLPQQGYGQGYEESKYENRAPNQHPYAGHVNSQTTYPQTGAQPNYPAPQQYGKPPLYGMPSQGQPQQPYGHPRATQPGEMPYQGSTPAQSYGTNVPTQQPYPYAVSGPSQTAYPGYGSAPAADGYSHPQPASGAPYTQPQPSYGQPAAQPAASYAQVGPTGYASYPSSQPGYPDQQAANNAVYGYQAPQDPGYSSGAAPAYSTAQPSGQPGYGQPTQTQTGYEQSNTQSAGYGAVPATAPAAYGKTLSPQPAAYPQYDSTQVYGAPR; encoded by the exons ATGGCGGAGGAAGAAGTTGCGGCACCTGCTGGCAGCCCCGTTCCCTCTGATCACAAGCGGAAACTCGAAGATCTGCAGCCCGAAACCACCGAATCTAATGCCAATTCAAACTCCAATGTCGACGGCGAAACGGCCGATACGGCGGTTCCCGCAGAGACCGAGAACAAGCGTCCTCGCCTCGACGACCAGCGGGACGTCCCCG CTAATACAAATGGGCATCAAGATGAGCAAGAGGCTGAGCAAGAGAAAGAAACCGAAGAAAGATCGGCTTTGGAGGATGTCACTCCTGAGCCTGATCAAACTACTACCAAAGATCCTACTGAGGCAACTGTCGTTGAACAAAAATCTGGTGAGAATAGCGAGCTAGATGATGCCAGAGAACCTCCTGTCGAGAACGCTGGACATGAAAGTGCCGAGGAGCCTTCTAAAGAAACTCAACAAGCGTCTAAGGACGCAACTGAACCAGATACTTCTGGAGACAAGCAGCCCAGTACTGTTGAAACTGCTTTGCATAGTGTGGAAGTTCCGTATGATAAG GAAGATGCTTCTTTTGAACATAAGCAATCCGCATCCGAGGCTGAGATAACAACGCGGAGAATTGAGGTTCCTAACAACAAG GTTGGTGTACTTATTGGGAAGGCTGGGGATACTATACGATACCTACAGTATAATTCAGGTGCAAAGATTCAGATCACGAGGGATGCTGATGCTGATCCCCACTGTGCTTCAAGGTCTGTGGAATTGATAGGAAGTTTGGAAAGTATTGAGAAGGCAGAAAAACTAATGAATGCCGTGATTGCAGAG GCTGATGCTGGGGGATCTCCTTCTCTTGTAGCACGGGGCCTCTCCCCTGCTCAAGCTACCGTTGGATCTGAACAAATTCAGATACAAGTTCCAAATGAAAAG GTTGGATTAATCATTGGGAGAGGTGGAGAAACAATTAAAAGCCTGCAGACCAAATCTGGGGCACGGATCCAGGTA TTGATACCTCAACATCTTCCAGAAGGGGATGATTCTAAAGAAAGAACTGTTCAAGTTACTGGTGATAAGAGGCAAATTGAAATTGCACAAGAATTGATAAAAGAAGTCATGAATCAG CCCATCAGGCCATCATCTGGTGGCTTCGGCCAGCAGGCCTATCGCCCACCACGTGGATCTGGTGGCCCACCCCAATGGGGTCAGAGGGGTTCTCATTTTGGCCACCCCTCAGCATATGATTACCAGCATCGTGGGCCATATCCTTCTCATAATCAACCGTATGCCCCTCCATATGGAAATTATCCTCAACATATGGCTCCAAGAAGCGGCTACGGTTCTGGTTGGGAACAAAGGCCTCACCACAGCTTTCAAGCTCCACCCCCACACAATGGTGGTTATGAGTATTATGGAGGACAAGGGGGTCATTTATCTGATGCTCCACCATCCACACAGCTTCCCAGTTCAGCCCCACCACATGGTACTGGTCCTTCCCCTCTACCGTCCATGGGCCCAGCCCCGACTCAGGTGAATTACAACTATGGACAGCCACAAGGTCAGGATTATGGTCATCAAGCTGCTTATTCACAGGCAGGACTTCCTCAACAAGGTTATGGACAGGGATACGAGGAGTCGAAGTATGAAAATCGTGCTCCTAATCAACATCCGTATGCAGGACATGTAAACTCTCAAACTACCTACCCTCAGACTGGTGCTCAGCCGAATTACCCTGCACCTCAGCAGTATGGCAAGCCTCCGCTATATGGCATGCCATCACAAGGACAGCCACAACAACCATATGGTCATCCTAGAGCTACTCAACCAGGCGAAATGCCGTATCAGGGTTCTACTCCTGCCCAGTCATATGGCACGAATGTGCCTACACAACAGCCATACCCATATGCTGTATCCGGGCCATCACAAACAGCATATCCTGGATATGGGTCTGCACCAGCTGCAGATGGCTACAGTCATCCGCAACCTGCATCCGGTGCACCTTATACCCAGCCACAACCCAGTTATGGTCAGCCAGCTGCCCAACCTGCTGCCAGTTATGCACAGGTTGGTCCCACTGGTTATGCATCATACCCATCTTCACAGCCTGGTTACCCTGACCAACAGGCTGCCAACAATGCAGTTTATGGCTACCAAGCACCCCAAGACCCTGGTTATAGCAGTGGTGCTGCACCAGCGTATAGTACAGCCCAACCAAGTGGGCAACCAGGTTATGGTCAACCCACTCAAACTCAAACTGGTTATGAACAATCCAACACACAATCGGCAGGTTATGGGGCTGTACCAGCAACTGCTCCGGCTGCGTATGGCAAGACATTGTCACCACAGCCTGCTGCTTATCCCCAATATGACTCCACCCAGGTTTATGGTGCTCCCCGATGA
- the LOC108320854 gene encoding succinate dehydrogenase assembly factor 1, mitochondrial, which produces MGSSKVQRLSGMQKQVLSLFRGFLRAARSKSEEERRKIESIVSQEFRRNAKSVDRKNFLYIEYLLRRGNKQLEQLRNPGITGLSSLQLHFSKTDSNGHSSNKA; this is translated from the coding sequence ATGGGAAGCTCCAAAGTGCAAAGGCTTTCTGGGATGCAGAAACAAGTGCTTAGTCTTTTCAGAGGGTTTCTGCGTGCAGCACGTTCCAAATCGGAGGAAGAGCGGCGCAAGATAGAATCAATTGTATCGCAAGAGTTTCGGCGTAATGCAAAGAGTGTAGATCGGAAAAACTTTCTTTACATTGAGTACTTGCTTCGCCGTGGCAACAAACAGCTTGAACAACTGAGGAACCCTGGTATCACTGGCTTATCTTCATTGCAACTTCATTTCTCCAAAACTGATTCCAATGGCCATTCAAGTAATAAGGCTTAA